TCACTCGAAAATTGCGTAATAATTCTCGGCCTATAGATACCAATTTATCTACATTAGTTATCCCGGCTGATGGAATTATTACTCAAATAGGAAAAATAAATCAAAAAAATACCTTCCAAATAAAAGGAATTCCTTATCATCTAGATGGATTACTAGCAGGCCATGATAACATCATTGACTATTTTAGTGATGGGAACTTCGTGATCATTTATATACCTCCGCAAAATTGTCATCGTGTCTACATGCCTTGTACAGGCACACTGCGTGAGGTGTTGTATATACCTGGCGATTTATTTTCAGTACATCCAAAAATTACAAAAAATATACCTAATATATTTTCTCGCAATGAAAGAGTCATCTGTTTATTTGAAACAGATTTTGGTTATATGGCTCAAATTTTAGTTGGAACTATAATAGTAGGAAGCATTGAAACTACATGGTTAGGAACAATTACCCCGCCCCGAGAAGGTGTCGTTAAACATTGGCGCTACCCAAATACTTCAAATATTAAGGATGCAATTATATTACAAAAAGGACATGAAATGGGATTATTTAAATTAGGATCTACTGTTATTAATTTATTTGATAACAAAAAGGTTATTTTAAACAGTCTATTACAACCATACGATATTGCTCGTATTGGAATGCCTTTAGCACAAGGATGTAATCAAGAGAAATAATCACATATATTATGCATCATCTCACATCATGCAATAATATTGTATATAATGTGCTTTCTTTTCAAAAGAAAGCCATATTTCTTAAATATTTTTCTTTATCAATATTTATTGTAGGATGTTTGTATTCACTGATAATATTTTCTTATGATTTTTCAGAAGAACACGAAATTAAAAAATATTTACAACATATACAACAACAAGAACATATTGATATTCATCAAAAATCCATTATAGAAAATTTACAATCTACTTTATATTTTATTTCTGAAAGAAAATCTTCTAATATTAAAATTAAAGAATATCAAAAAATAATAGATGATTTTCCATATATAACCCTTCAATTACGTAAAGAATATAATGATATCTCTAATCAAAGTATTAATATTAATAAAAATCTTTCTGCCCATGAACTGAAACAGAAAACATTCCAAATTAATAATCAATTAACAAATTTATCAAAACAATTGAAACAAGAAGAAGATTATATATCTTCAATTAACGAATCATTAATATTATTACCAGAACAACAAACTGTGGCTAAGAATATATTAAATAATTTAGCACAACAACAAATATTATCTGTTGTAAATATAAATACTCCGATAGAACAATCCAAATTTACTGCATTACAAGCAGAACAGGCAGCTAGGCAATTAAAAATAGCCGAACTCGAACTCGCTCAATTAAGCGCCAATAATCGTAAAGAATTATCCCAACTTCGAGCAACATTATTGAAAAAAAAATACGAATGTGTAAATAATGAACTACAAATATTAAAAAACCAATTAAACTATTTATGTAAAAGTGAAATAAAACAACCTATTGAATATAATGAAAAAATACTATCAGAACAGAATAGAACATTACCAAAGTCCATTATAAAGCAGATACAAATCAATCAGGATCTTTCAGCTATTTTAAAACAACAAGTACATCATATAAACAGCATCACATCTAAAAAACAAGAAGTTACATCATATACATTACAAGTACGTCAAACTTTTGCTAATTTACTTGAACAAGCACAGTGGTTAGATAAATCTCCAGCTCTTGGAGAAACACTACGTTCTCAAGTTTCAAAGTTACCAAAAATGCCTAAATCTCAACAGTTAGATCATGATATGGCTCAACTAAGAGCCAAACGTCTTCAATGTGAAAACCAATTGAACAAATTAATGTTAATATCATCACAAAGTAAACAAGACGATGGATCGTTATTAACATTACCACAAAAAAATATTCTTGAAAAAAAAATAACTATACAACGTAATCTTATTACTGCATTATTAAATAATTATGATATTCAAATCCTTGAATTAACAAAGTTAAAAATTTCTTATGAACAACTTAAAGAAGCATTACAAGATGTACAAAAAGCTACACATCGTTATTTATTTTGGGTAGCTGATGTGCACCCAATTACTATATCCTACCCATTAGAAATTTATCATGATTTATATCGGTTATTAATTACAAACAAATTTGATCATCAAATAATACATATTTTAAAAATGATTTTTTCTGATCAAAAAACCCTAATGTTAATAATATTGTGTTTCATTGCATCATTTGGATTTCATTTTACTGCATATCGTCATTATAAAGAATTTTTAAAACGATCTAGTAAAAAAATAGGTAAAGTAAATCAAGATAATTTTTTGCTTACTTTGTATAATATATGGTACTCAATGTTAATAGCATTACCAATCCCAATTTTGTGGGCAATCATAGGATATAGTTTAAATCACACTTGGTTATACCCTATTTCTGTAGAAATTAGTGATGAAATTAATGCTACAACTTTTATACTATGGGTATTTATAGTAGGCGTTTATTTTGCGTCCCCAAAAGGATTGTTCATTATCCATTTTGGTTGGCCAAAAAAAAGAGTTCAACAAGTTTTTTCACATCATTATATCTGGGCTATTATAACAGTTGTTTTTTTAATAATGATACTAACTATATTTAATAACTATAACGATAGAGAGTTTTCTAATACTTTGGGACGATTATGCTTTATTTTACTATGTATTTGTTTAACATTTATTACCAATAATCTAAAATGTTCTGGATTACCTTTGTATTTAAATAAATATGATTCTTCTGATAACATCATTAATCGTTTTTTGTGGAATATTATGATATGTGCGCCAATAATAGCGGCGATTTCTTGTATTTTAGGCTATTTATTCGCTGCTCAGACATTATTAGCGCGGTTAGAAACATCATTATTTATTTGGATTATATTATTAATCGTATACCATATTATTCGTAGATGGACATCTATTCAGCGACGTCGCATTGCTTTTGAACGAGCTAAACAAAGACGAGCTACGCAATTACATCTAAGAACATATAATAATGAATCAAATGCTTATCAATCACAAACTAACAAATTAGTATCTAATGATAAAATCAATAAAAAGATTTTAGATTTAGATACTATTAGTACACAGTCATTACAACTAATACGATCTATTATTACTCTTATTGCCCTGTTGTTAACGACTTTATTATGGTCAGAATTGTATTCTGCATTCTCTTTTTTAGAAAATATTACATTATGGGATGTGACTTCTACTATAAAAGGCGTAGATAATATTCAACCTATCACATTGAATTCATTTATTATTTCTGTCTTAGTAATTGTTATTACCACAAAAACAGTAAGAAATTTACCAGCATTTCTAGAACTCACTTTTTTACAACATTTAGACCTTACGCCAGGAACAGGATATGCTATTACTACGTTAACTAAATATATATTGATGTTTCTTGGAGGAATAATAGGATGTTCATTGATAGGTATAGAATGGACTAAAATACAATGGTTAGTGGCAGCATTAGGCGTAGGATTAGGTTTTGGATTACAAGAAATTTTTGCTAATTTCATCTCTGGCTTAATAATATTATTTGAAAAACCTATTCGTATTGGTGATACTGTAACTATTAGTAATCTTACTGGTAATATTACTCGAATTAATACTCGTGCAACTATCATTACTGATTGGAATCATAAAGAAATTATTGTTCCAAACAAAGAATTTATTACAAAACAATTCATTAATTGGTCTTTATCGGATACATTAACACGCGTAGTACTACGCGTGCCAGCTCCATTAAAAACAGATGCTAAAAAGATAGTACAAATCTTATTACAAATAGTAAAAAATTCTTCTCTTGCTTTAAATACTCCACCTCCAGAAGTATATTTAGTAGATTTACAACAGGGGCTACCTGTATTTGAAATACGAATACACATATCAGATATAAAGCTTCGTATGCCCTTATGTCATCAAATACATATGTTGATCATAGAATATTGCCAAAATAATGGATTAAAACTACCATATGTACCTATATATGCTTATAACAATCAGTTATTTGTTAATAATTTTGATTCTAATTATCCTAATGCAAATTATTATACAACAAAATAGATACTAATTAGCATCTAGTATAAATTTATTTAGCTCGAGAAATATATGTTCCTGAACGAGTATTTATTTTAATTAACTCCCCTGATTGAATAAACAGTGGAACCTTAATCATAGCTCCAGTGTTTACTGTAGCTAATTTAGTTTCAGATGATCCAGAGTTATTCTTTTTTATTGAAGTAGTATTTATTACTTTCAGTTCTATACAATTAGGAGGGGTTATAAGAATTGGCACGTTATTCCATAAAGTCACCACATAATGTAGTTGAGTGGTAATCCATTTAAAGTTATCTCCTACTATTTTTGAAGCAACAGCAATTTCTTCAAAATTTTTTTCATCCATAAAATACCAAAATTCACTATCATGATATACATAAATCAAGCTGACATCATAAAGATCAGCTGATCTTAACAAATCTCCAGATTTAAAAGTCTTTTCTAGAATTTTTCCAGATATGATTTGTCTAAATCGCACACGACTAAAAGATTGTCCTTTACCGGGCTTTATAGACTCACTACTAATGATAACACATGGTTCATTATTTTGAATAATCTTAAGCCCAGTTTTGAATTCATTAATGCTATATAGTACCATAAAAATTAGTTCTAAAAAGAACCACGATCACCACCGAACTAAATAACCCTAATCTTATTCCTATTTTATAGATTAGGGTTATTTAGTTCGGTGGTGATTATATTCTTTTTAATGAAAAATTACATCATGCCGCCCATGTTAGCACCAGCTCCTGCATTTCCTAAATCTGGTTTATCCTCTTTAGGTAATTCAGTAACCATACATTCAGTAGTAATCATTAAACCTGCAATAGATGCAGCATATTGCAAAGCAGAACGAGTCACTTTAGTAGGATCTAAAATTCCTAACTCGATCATATTACCATATTTTTCAGTAGCAGCGTTATATCCAGTGTTGCCTTCACCAGATCTAACATTATTAGCTATTACTGATGGTTCTTCTCCAGCATTAGCCATAATCTGACGCAAAGGAGCTTCCATCGCGCGACGAGCTACTTTAATTCCCACATTTTGATCTTCATTATCACCGCATAAATTTCTAATAGCATTTGCCACTCTAATTAAAGCCACACCACCACCTGCAACTACACCTTCTTCTACAGCAGCACGAGTTGCATGTAATGCATCTTCTACACGTGCCTTCTTTTCCTTCATTTCTACTTCAGTAGCTGCTCCAACTTTAATTACCGCAACTCCACCAGCTAATTTAGCAACGCGTTCTTGAAGTTTTTCACGATCGTAATCAGAAGTAGCTTCATCACGTTGTTGATTAATTTGAGCCACACGGCTATTTATAGCAGACTTATTACCAACTCCATCAATAATAGTAGTAGCATCCTTAGTAATAACTACACGTTTAGCTTGTCCCATATCCTCCAGAGTTGCTTTTTCTAAATCTAATCCAATTTCTTCAGAAATCACAGTTCCTGCAGTCAAGATAGCTATATCTTGTAACATAGCTTTACGTCGATCACCAAAACCTGGAGCTTTTACAGCAGTTACTTTTACAATACCACGCATATTATTTACTACTAAAGTAGCCAAAGCTTCTCCTTCAACATCTTCAGCAATAATAAGTAATGGTTTTCCTGCTTTTGCAACAGATTCTAATATGGGTAACATTTCTCTAATATTAGAAATCTTTTTATCTGCCAACAGAATGAAAGGATGCTCTAATTCTACTGTACCGCTTTCAGGTTTATTAACAAAGTAAGGAGATAAGTAACCACGATCAAACTGCATACCTTCAACTACATCTAATTCATCCTGCAAACCAGATCCTTCTTCTACGGTAATCACACCTTCTTTTCCTACTTTATCCATCGCTTGCGCAATAAGTTTACCGACAGTTTCATCAGAATTTGCAGAAATAGTACCTACTTGAGCTATAGCTTTAGGATCTGAACAAGGAACAGACAATTTTTTCAACTCTTCCACTGCAGCAACCACTGCCTTATCAATTCCACGTTTTAAATCCATAGGATTCATTCCAGCAGCTACAGCTTTTAATCCTTCATTAACTATAGACTGAGCCAACACAGTAGCAGTAGTAGTTCCATCACCTGCAGAATCATTTGCCTTAGAAGCAACTTCTTTCACCATCTGAGCGCCCATATTTTCAAATTTATCTTCTAATTCAATTTCCCGCGCTACAGATACTCCATCCTTGGTTATAACTGGAGCTCCAAAAGATTTATCTAACACCACATTCCTACCCTTAGGGCCAAGAGTAACTTTTACCGCGTCGGCTAACACATTCACACCACGTAGCATTTTGACACGAGCATCATTACCAAATTTTACATCTTTAGCTGCCATTTCATTTTCCTTAAAAATTTTTAGTTCAATTAATAAGTTAGTCGCGAATTATTTCTCAACGATAGCAAGGATATCGCTTTCTGACATAATTAATACTTCTTCATTATCAATTTTCTCCACTTTTACACCATACCCGTCATTGAAAATCACGGTGTCGCCAATACGAACATCTAAAGCTTTTACCTCCCCGTTTTCCAAAACACGGCCATGACCAACAGCCAATACCTCTCCACGTGTAGATTTTCCTGCTGCAGATCCAGTTAATACGATACCTCCTGCAGATTTTGATTCAACCTCTTTACGTTTAACAATTACACGATCATGCAATGGACGAATTTTCATTTAATGCTCCCTAATTATATTATCTAACTATTTGCATACCATGTTAACAATTTCTTATACTAAACATTAGATGCAAATTTTGTTAATATTCACCACTTCAAGACAATATTTAAAATGGGGGCATTCAAGATTGCTTCAAGGGGGGGGTGAAAAATTTTTACATATAGAAATATCTTTATTCTTATAAATAAGCAGTCCACCCATCATTAATAGTAGTTAATTTTTGTTGTAATTAGCATTACACTGACAAACGCTTCTAATATAGAGATACAAAACAGTACAACCACAATACAATAAAAATCGATATACACTAAAATAATTGACTTTTGTTGAAAACAGAGTACAAATATTTCACTATGTACGTAAAATTAATAGATATATAACCTGATTGTTCAAAGAGAGAAACATGATAATAATCTTGTGTACTATACCAAACGATATGTCTATTGTTTTAAATATTACAAAGACATTATTAAATAATAAACTGGCAGCATGCATAACTTTACACGAAGTCCGCTCATTTTATTATTGGGAAACTACCCTGAAAGATCATACTGAATTACAATTGTTAATTAAAACACAAAATTTTTTAAAAAATTCAGTATTCACAACAATTAAAAAGTTACATCCTTATAAAGTCCCAGAATTATTAGCTCTATCCATCATAGATGGAGAATCCAACTACCTATCGTGGATGCAATCTGCATTGCTATAATGCTAATTACTTATGTAGTAAAATCAGACTCTACATAATAATTAATCATGCAACGAAACCCATCGGGCTTGCTCTAATAATAGGTCTTAAGAATCAAACTTTATACTCTAAAATTTTGTAAAAACTATTTTATTTTAAAAATTAACAAAGATAAAAATGATCTCTCTAGATAGAGACGTTATATATATTCTGATAAAAGCAAAAAACAATATCTGTTTATTGTCATTTATACTATTTAACTCAAATAATATTACTGATATAAATTAATACAAAATCTGGAATTATTTGTTATTTTAAAATATTTTAAATAATAATTTTTCATTAATAAATAAAATATATTGACGAAATGAATATAATAAAGATAATACAATCAAATTCTTTTACCAACTAAATATAAATCAAAACTAAGAAGCCCGGATAGCTCAGTCGGTAGAGCAGAGGACTGAAGATCCTCGTGTCCTTGGTTCAATTCCAAGTCCGGGCATGTTTTAAAAATCAACTAATTTATAAATTGAAATATTAAAAATTTGTCACTGCAACTTATTTACACTTTAGAAATAACTAAAATCTAGCAGTATCCAGTATAAATAGAAACGCATGCTTTACGTCGAACTGATAAATATTGAAATAACCGAAAATTTATGTTTGATTTTAACAAAACCTATCATTTTTAAAACAAAACTAGAAACAAAAATATACCCATTTACTATATCTTAATGTAAAAACATAATAATGATAATGATCTATGCACATAGATATAATAATTTTTAGATTATTTGTAGACTTATGTAAGTCATATTGTATTTGATA
This genomic interval from Candidatus Blochmannia sp. SNP contains the following:
- the asd gene encoding archaetidylserine decarboxylase (Phosphatidylserine decarboxylase is synthesized as a single chain precursor. Generation of the pyruvoyl active site from a Ser is coupled to cleavage of a Gly-Ser bond between the larger (beta) and smaller (alpha chains). It is an integral membrane protein.), encoding MLEKIQVLLQYLLPKYWITYLLGLGASWKGGWVTHYAIQLFIRIYKIDMKEFDKPNPSNYTTFNEFFTRKLRNNSRPIDTNLSTLVIPADGIITQIGKINQKNTFQIKGIPYHLDGLLAGHDNIIDYFSDGNFVIIYIPPQNCHRVYMPCTGTLREVLYIPGDLFSVHPKITKNIPNIFSRNERVICLFETDFGYMAQILVGTIIVGSIETTWLGTITPPREGVVKHWRYPNTSNIKDAIILQKGHEMGLFKLGSTVINLFDNKKVILNSLLQPYDIARIGMPLAQGCNQEK
- the mscM gene encoding miniconductance mechanosensitive channel MscM; its protein translation is MHHLTSCNNIVYNVLSFQKKAIFLKYFSLSIFIVGCLYSLIIFSYDFSEEHEIKKYLQHIQQQEHIDIHQKSIIENLQSTLYFISERKSSNIKIKEYQKIIDDFPYITLQLRKEYNDISNQSININKNLSAHELKQKTFQINNQLTNLSKQLKQEEDYISSINESLILLPEQQTVAKNILNNLAQQQILSVVNINTPIEQSKFTALQAEQAARQLKIAELELAQLSANNRKELSQLRATLLKKKYECVNNELQILKNQLNYLCKSEIKQPIEYNEKILSEQNRTLPKSIIKQIQINQDLSAILKQQVHHINSITSKKQEVTSYTLQVRQTFANLLEQAQWLDKSPALGETLRSQVSKLPKMPKSQQLDHDMAQLRAKRLQCENQLNKLMLISSQSKQDDGSLLTLPQKNILEKKITIQRNLITALLNNYDIQILELTKLKISYEQLKEALQDVQKATHRYLFWVADVHPITISYPLEIYHDLYRLLITNKFDHQIIHILKMIFSDQKTLMLIILCFIASFGFHFTAYRHYKEFLKRSSKKIGKVNQDNFLLTLYNIWYSMLIALPIPILWAIIGYSLNHTWLYPISVEISDEINATTFILWVFIVGVYFASPKGLFIIHFGWPKKRVQQVFSHHYIWAIITVVFLIMILTIFNNYNDREFSNTLGRLCFILLCICLTFITNNLKCSGLPLYLNKYDSSDNIINRFLWNIMICAPIIAAISCILGYLFAAQTLLARLETSLFIWIILLIVYHIIRRWTSIQRRRIAFERAKQRRATQLHLRTYNNESNAYQSQTNKLVSNDKINKKILDLDTISTQSLQLIRSIITLIALLLTTLLWSELYSAFSFLENITLWDVTSTIKGVDNIQPITLNSFIISVLVIVITTKTVRNLPAFLELTFLQHLDLTPGTGYAITTLTKYILMFLGGIIGCSLIGIEWTKIQWLVAALGVGLGFGLQEIFANFISGLIILFEKPIRIGDTVTISNLTGNITRINTRATIITDWNHKEIIVPNKEFITKQFINWSLSDTLTRVVLRVPAPLKTDAKKIVQILLQIVKNSSLALNTPPPEVYLVDLQQGLPVFEIRIHISDIKLRMPLCHQIHMLIIEYCQNNGLKLPYVPIYAYNNQLFVNNFDSNYPNANYYTTK
- the efp gene encoding elongation factor P; this translates as MVLYSINEFKTGLKIIQNNEPCVIISSESIKPGKGQSFSRVRFRQIISGKILEKTFKSGDLLRSADLYDVSLIYVYHDSEFWYFMDEKNFEEIAVASKIVGDNFKWITTQLHYVVTLWNNVPILITPPNCIELKVINTTSIKKNNSGSSETKLATVNTGAMIKVPLFIQSGELIKINTRSGTYISRAK
- the groL gene encoding chaperonin GroEL (60 kDa chaperone family; promotes refolding of misfolded polypeptides especially under stressful conditions; forms two stacked rings of heptamers to form a barrel-shaped 14mer; ends can be capped by GroES; misfolded proteins enter the barrel where they are refolded when GroES binds) is translated as MAAKDVKFGNDARVKMLRGVNVLADAVKVTLGPKGRNVVLDKSFGAPVITKDGVSVAREIELEDKFENMGAQMVKEVASKANDSAGDGTTTATVLAQSIVNEGLKAVAAGMNPMDLKRGIDKAVVAAVEELKKLSVPCSDPKAIAQVGTISANSDETVGKLIAQAMDKVGKEGVITVEEGSGLQDELDVVEGMQFDRGYLSPYFVNKPESGTVELEHPFILLADKKISNIREMLPILESVAKAGKPLLIIAEDVEGEALATLVVNNMRGIVKVTAVKAPGFGDRRKAMLQDIAILTAGTVISEEIGLDLEKATLEDMGQAKRVVITKDATTIIDGVGNKSAINSRVAQINQQRDEATSDYDREKLQERVAKLAGGVAVIKVGAATEVEMKEKKARVEDALHATRAAVEEGVVAGGGVALIRVANAIRNLCGDNEDQNVGIKVARRAMEAPLRQIMANAGEEPSVIANNVRSGEGNTGYNAATEKYGNMIELGILDPTKVTRSALQYAASIAGLMITTECMVTELPKEDKPDLGNAGAGANMGGMM
- a CDS encoding co-chaperone GroES — its product is MKIRPLHDRVIVKRKEVESKSAGGIVLTGSAAGKSTRGEVLAVGHGRVLENGEVKALDVRIGDTVIFNDGYGVKVEKIDNEEVLIMSESDILAIVEK
- the cutA gene encoding divalent-cation tolerance protein CutA; translated protein: MIIILCTIPNDMSIVLNITKTLLNNKLAACITLHEVRSFYYWETTLKDHTELQLLIKTQNFLKNSVFTTIKKLHPYKVPELLALSIIDGESNYLSWMQSALL